In Acidobacteriota bacterium, the DNA window GCAGGAGAGCGTGCAGGTCCCCGGCGGGACCTGCTGGATCAGCAGGACGAGGCCGAGCCGCCTGGAAAGAACCGGTCCCAAGATGCGCATCGGTGGTCCTCGCGTTCGTCCGGCTCCCCTTCCGGGAGTCCTGGACTCCTCACAACTCGCAAAATGTCTGCCGAACCGGAGGTTCCCGCGGTCCGGACGGCGCGCACGGCTGTAAGTCTTCGTGAAGACGGGCGTTTCGAGGACCAGGGCGCGACCCGTTGGCGGGGCCGTGGCCAGGACGCGCCGGCGAAGGTGGAACGAAAAAGTTACGAATTATTCACGAGGAGGTGACACGGGGGAGCCCCGGCCCTTTCACCCGATCTCGCAACCTTCGCAGAGGGGGAGCTGATCGAGCCGGCCTTCCGAGTAGAGCCTGCGGATGGTCCACGCCTTGGGGGAGTTCCAGACGTCGCGGAGGGTGGAGTTCTGGATGTTGCCAAGAACCATCTTGCGGGTGTAATCGGTGCAGCAGAGGACCAGGTCCCCGTTGAAAAGCAGGTACGCCTGCTTGAACAGGCGCGTGCAGTGGGCGTACGGCCGGAGAGGGCGGCCCGGGGGGGCGAGTTCCTGGGCGGTGGCGATGAGGCGCCCCCGGTTCTCCAGAGGCGTCCATTTGCTTTCCACTCCTTTGGACCTCCAGAAGGCGACGGCTTTCTCCGCATCGATGCGGTTGGTCTGCACCATGGTCACCACGATGGAGAAGCGGGAGCGGCCGCCCTTTCGCTTCCACTTCTCCACCAGGCCCAGGACGTTCTCGAGCGTCCTTTCGAAGACCAGGCTCCCTCGCATGGTGGACTCGTACGCCGCCTTCTCCACGCCCTGGAAGGAGATGTAGAGGGAGTGCAGGGCGTCCATGGCCAGAAGTCGGTCGGCCACGTCGGGCGTGAGGCGGCTGCCGTTGGTCGTGAGGACCACCTTGGCGCCGGGGGCCCGTTCACGGATGAAGGCGAGCTTGTCCAGGAGGGTCGGATCGAGGAAGGGTTCGTTCATGAGGTAAGGCGAAATCCGCCGGACCCCGTGGGCCGCGGCCTCCTCGATGACCCGCTCAAACATCTCCTGCGACATGGACCCCTTGGGCTGGCTCTCCACGGTGAGGGGGTAGGGACAGAAGACGCAGGCCCCGTTGCAGCCGGTCACGGTCTGGATCTGGATCGTCCGGGGAAAATCGGGCGCCCGCCGCCGCGTGGCCGACCTCCAGATCCTCCGGGCCAGCCCGTCCTCGGGCATGGGCACGTAGTAGGAGGTTTTCAGCCTATGGACCCAACCCACGCGGCACCTCTCCTTGGTGGTACGGAGCCTGCACGAACCAAAGGGGATGATACCCTCAAAGGGCCGGCGCGGGAAAGGCCGAAAAGCGCGATTTCCGGACGCGAAAACCGGTCAGGCGGAGCCCATCTCCTCCAGAATGGCGGCGCACGCGGCACCCGGGTCCGGAGCCGCCGTGACGGGCCGGCCGACCACGAGGAAGTCGGCCCCGGCCTCCACGGCCCCCCTCGGCGTGGCGATGCGCTTCTGGTCCTGGAGGTCGGCGCCCGCGGGGCGGATCCCGGGGCACACCGTCAGGAAATCCCGCCCGCAGGCCTCCTTCACGGCGGCCGCCTCGTGAACCGAGCAGACCACGCCGTCCAGCCCGCCGGCTTGACCCACCCGGGCCAGGCGAAGAGCCGCTTCGCGTGGCGTTCCCCCGTACCCCACGGCCGCCACGTCCTCGGCGTTCAGGCTCGTGAGGATCGTGACGCCCACCACGGTCGGGCGAGGAAGACCGAGGGTGGCGGCCTCGGACTCCGCCCCGGAGCGCGCCGCCGCGCACATGGCCACGCCTCCCGAGCAGTGGACGTTGAACAGGGCCGCGCCCGTGCGGGCCAGGACGCGGGAGGCGGCGCCCACCGTGTTCGGGATGTCGTGATACTTGACGTCCGCGAAGACCCGGAACCCCCGGTCCGAAAGGTCCCTCACGATCCCCAGGCCGAAGGCCGAGAGGGCCTCCAGCCCCACCTTCATCCAGACAGGTTGTCCCGAGAGCGCCGCCACGAGCCGGTCCAGGGCCGACCGGTCCTTCAGGTCGAGCGCGACGATCAGTTGCGCCTTCATCCGATTCGCTCCTCCCTCCCCGCGGTCCGGGTCCCTCATTCGTGGCACCTCGGCATGGGCGCGCCGTCCTGGACGGCCCCCACGAGGTCCGCGACGTCTCCGATCCCGTGCCGCTCGCAATAGGCGGCGATGCCCTCCAGGATCGCGTAGGGGCACGCCGGATCCACGAAAAGGGCCGTCCCCACCTGGAAGGCGGCGGCCCCCGCGAGGAGGAATTCGAGGGCGTCGGCGGCGGTGGCGATCCCGCCGATGCCCACCACGGGGATCCTCACGGCTCGCGAGGCCTGGTACACCACGCGCACGGCCACGGGCTTGAGGGCCGGACCCGAGAGGCCGCCGATCTTGTTGGAGATCCGGAAGGCGCGGCGCTCCACGTCGATGGCCATGGCGGGCATGGTGTTGATGCAGGTGAGGGCGTCGGCGCCGGCCTCCTCGGCGGCCCGAGCTACGGCCGCCACGTCGGCCACGTTGGGGCTCAGCTTCACCCACAGGGGTTTGGAGGTGGCCTTCCGGCACGCCTCGGTCACGCGGCGGACCGAGGCGGGGTCGGTCCCGAACTGGATGCCCCCTTCCTGGATGTTGGGGCAGGAGATGTTCATTTCGAGGGCGCTCAGGCAAGCCTCCCCGTCCAGCATCCGGGCGGCCTGCACGTACTCGTCCACGCTGTGGCCGTAGAAGTTCGCGACGAAGGCCGTGCGGCGGGACCGGAGCTGGGGGGCCTTGTCCCTCAGGAAGGCCTCCACCCCCACGTTCTGGAGACCGATGGCGTTGATCATGCCTCCCTGGGTTTCCCAGATCCGGGGCGGGGGGTTGCCCTCGCTTCCCTTAACGGAGAGGCCCTTCAAACAGACCCCTCCCAGCCGCTCCAGGTCCAGGTAGGGCTCCATGTCGAGCCCGTACCCGCAGCAGCCTGAGGCCAGAAGGAGGGGGTTCTTGAGGCGCAAGGCGCCCAGCGAGACGGAGAGGTTCACGCCCATCGCACCACCTCCCCTTCGAAGACCGGACCTTCGGCGCAGACCCGCTCGTACGCCCTCCTTCCGTTCCGCTCCACGGGCACCACGCACCCGAGGCACACGCCGTAGCCGCACCCCATGCGCGCTTCGAGGCTGAGGTAGGAGGGGACCCTTCCGTCGCAGAGGGCCTGGACGGCCTTGAGCATTCCCTCGGGCCCGCAAGCGTACACGGTGGAACACTCCGCCAGGCGTTCGCGGAGGGGCTCCGTCACCAGGCCGCGAAGGCCGAGGCTGCCGTCTTCGGTGGTCAGCACGGGGTCCACGCCCGCCCTGGCGAGGTCCTCCAGGCAGAGCAGGTCTGCCGCCGTCCTGGCCCCCTGGAAGAAGCGAAAGGGGAGCGCCCGCTCGGCCAGGCGCGCGGCCAGGTAAACCATGGGCGGCACCCCCACGCCTCCGCCCACCAACGCGGCCGGCGCGGCCCCCGGCGGCGGAAGGGGAAAGGGCCGGCCCAGGGGGCCCAGGCCGAAGACCTTCGCCCCCGGCTCGAGGGAGCACAGGCGGCGCGTGCCCTCACCGACCTCCTTGACGAGGAACCGGACCGTTCCGTCCTCCGCGTCCTCCCCGAGGATCGATATGGGACGTCCGAGGAGCGGGTCCGCCCCCCAATCACCCCGAAGCATGTAGAACTGGCCCGGCTGAGAAGCCGCCACCTCTCCTTGGAGGGTGAGGGTCGAGTACGGTCCCGTGCGGTCGTTGTCCACCACGCGGTAGGTGCGGAGCGCCATGTAACCTCCCGTGCCCAGTATACTCCAGGGCGGTCCGGCGGCCGCCCCCCTCCGGCAAGCCCCCCGTGTGGTACAATCCACAAACTTGGCCTCACGGTGCATCGGAACCCCGCGGCGGGGCCGCGGCGTGTCAGAAACCAGGAGGGAGACGCTCATGGGCCGGAAAGCGCGCGTGGCGATCAATGGGTACGGGGTCATCGGAAAGCGGGTGGCGGACGCGGTGCGTCTCCAGCCGGACATGGAGCTGGTGGGTGTCTCGGACGTCACGGGCGATTACCGCGTGCAGGTGGCGGAGGTCCACGGCATCCAGGTGTACGCCATGACCGAGGAGTACCGGGAATCCATGCAGAGCGCGGGCGTCCGCGTGAAGGGGCTCCTGACGGACCTGCTTCAGAAGGTGGATGTGGTGGTGGATTGCACCCCCCGGTCCGTGGCGGCCAAGAACAAGGTCGTTTACGACGACTTCAAGGTGAAGTCCATCTTCCAGGGGGCCGAGAAGCACGCCCTCACGGGGCATTCCTTCGTGGCCCAGGCCAACTACGAGACCGCCCTCGGCCGTTCCTCCACCCGCGTGGTCTCCTGCAACACGACGTCGATCGTGCGGACCCTCGGGGCCCTTCAGAAGGCCGGGCTCGTGAAGAAGGGCTACGGAACCCTGGCCCGCCGCGCCGTGGATCCCTGGACCACCCACTCCAAGGGGATCATGAACACCATCGTCCCCGAACTCCACGTGCCCAGCCACCAGGCCCCCGATGCCCGCACCATCCTCCCCGACCTGAACGTCACCACCATGGCGATCCTCACTCCCCAGACCATCAGCCACTGCCACGTCTGGCAAATCGAGATGCCCCGGGCCGCCTCCCGGGACGAAGTGCTCGAGATCCTCATGAACACGCCCCGCCTGGCCTTCGTCCGCGCCGCCGACGGCGTCACGGCGCTCAACTGCAATGTGGAACTGGTCCATGATCTGGGGCGCTCCCGCGGGGACATGTGGGAGGTGGTGGTCTGGGAGGACATCCTGGATACGTGCGGAAACGAGCTCTATCTCTTCTACCAGGTCCACAACATGTCCATCGTGGTGCCGGAAAACGTGGACGCGATCCGGGCCCTCACGGGGATCCAGAAGGACGGGGCGAAGTCCATGGAGATCACGGACGGCACCATGGGCATCGTGAAGGACCTCCTCCGGTCGGGAAAGCGGGCCCTCCCGCACCCCCTGGCCTGAAAGGGACGCGAGCCAGGCACGAAGGCCCGCCCCAGGGGGCGGGCCTTTTCTCATGTACGACGCGGGCACCGATTACGCGTCGGGCCCCGAGGCCCTTTCGGGCCGGCGCATGATGAAGCCCACGGCGAGCTTGGCCAGCCCCACGAAGGCCAGGAAGAGCCCCCAGATGGCCACCTTCTCGTCCACCCCCACGTAGAGGGCCACCGCCAGCCCGAGGCCGATGATGAGGATCTTGAGGCCTCCGTAAATTTCCCTCTCCCGCGGCGTTTGGTTGCAGCACCCTGCATGCCCGCCTCCATCCAGGGCCCCCAACCGTTCCAGGAGGGCCAGCCGCTCGCTCTCTGGGGTCTGGGGGCTGAGTCCCTTTTCGATGGCCGTCAGCCGCTCCTGGGTCTTCATCTGCTCGCGTTTGTACGCGAAAAAGAGCGTCATGGCGACGATGAGGGCGCTGCCCCCGAAGATGATGAAGAGAACGATGGGTCCTGACATGTCCATGGCAACCTCCTCACGCCCCCTTGGACGCGGCGGCGCGGTGTCCGGTTTCAGCGCGCGGCGAACCTCATGGGGGACAAGACGCGGAAACAGAAAACGGCGGAGAGAACGACCGTGAAGGCGGTGAGGCCCAGGAGGGGCGCGCCCCAGCTCTCCGAGAGCATGGCGCGCACCTGCATGGAAACCGGCTGGAGCCAGCGCAGGATGGGATCGGTGAAGGGGGCCGCCCACTCCAGGACGGCCGGAGGGAGCACCCGCTCCGCCAAGGTGGGGAAGACGATCCAGGCGAGGGCCAGGGCGGTCAGGAGCACCGCCGCCGTCACGCCCGCCTCCTCCAACGCCTGGCCCGGCCGGGCGAGGAACATTCCCCTGATCCGCGCGGCGGCCAGCACGTGGGCCCGCCGCTCCACGGGGAGGGACGGACGCTCGGTCCACTGGTGCGCCGTCCGGAGGAGACTCTCCGTGCGGAGCGCCAGGGAGCAGGCGGCACAGCCCTCGGCGTGGCGCGAGAGGGAGGGGGGAAGGGGCCCCGCTTCGGGCGCCTCGTCCATCAGACGAAGGAACTCTTCGCACGTCATGGCGCGCCTCCCAGTTGGAGAGCCACCTTCTCCCGGAGGGCCCGGCGGCCGCGGAAGAGAAGGGTCTTGACGGTGCCCTCGGGGACAGACAGGGCCTGGGCCACTTCCTCCACCGAGAGGTCGTCCCAGTAGAAGAGATGAAGGGCCTCTCGCTGGGCCCGCGGAAGGTCCGCCATGGCGGCCTCCAGGGCCATGCGGATCTGGGCGTCCTCCACGCGGCCGAGGGGAGTGCGAGGATCCGCCGCGACCCGGTAGGCCGGGTGCTCTTCCCCGCCCGTCTCCTCGGGGTCCCTGGCCCGCAGACGATCCGTCCAGACGTTGTGGGCGATGCGGTAGATCCAGGTCTTGAGACTGCTCCCGCCCCGGAAGGAGGGCAGGCCCTTGAGCACCTTGAGGAAGGTCTCCTGGCAGAGATCCTCGGCCGCGGACCGCTCCCCCGCCATCCGCCAGAGGAGTCCCAGTACGTACGGTTCGTAGTGCCGCATGATCGCGTCGAAGGCGCGGGGATCGCCCGAGAGATGGCGGCGGACCAACCCGTCCTCCCCCGGAAGCCTCTCCATGCCGCGCCCCTTTCCGACCCCTTGGACGGGGCGAGTCTACCACCGGTTTCACCGGCGTCGGGGAGGCGGCGGGATGTCAGGGCGCGGGGCAGTTCAGGACGTAGTCCATCACCTCGGAGAGGCGCGCCGTGGCCAGGGCGATGCAAGTGTCGGCCGCGCCGTAGTAGAGGGAGAGCCGGTCCGTGGCCGGATCGTGGACCCACCCGCAGGGAAAGACCACGTTGGGGACGTCTCCGGCGAGTTCGTAGGGTTCCCGGGGGCCGAAGACCCAGTCCTCGCTGCGCCGCAGGACGCGGCGGGGGTCCTCGAGGTCCAGCAGGGCCAGCCCGAGGCGGTAGATGGCCCCGGACACGGTGTTCCGGACCCCGTGGTAGCAGAGGAGCCACCCGTGGGGGGTCTCCAGGGGAGGCGGGCAGGTGCCGATGCGCGCGCTGTCCCACCAGGCTCCCTGGCGGCACTCGAGGAGGCGGGTGGGGTCGCCCCAGTGCTTCAGGTCCTCGGAGAAGGAGAGCCACACGTTGGCCTCCTGCCCCTTGGTCGTGGGGCGGTGGAGGAGGGCCCACTGTCCGCCGAACCGCTTGGGGAAGAGGGCCGCGTTCTTGTCGTCGGGCTGGCAGATGGGCCCGCGGCGCTCGAAGGTGCGGAAGTCCTTCGTGAGGGCCAGGGAAACGAGGGGCCCCCGGCTCGAGTAAGCCGTGTAGGTGACGGCCCACGCGCCGAGTTCTTCCAGGCGGGTGACGCGCGGGTCCTCGATGCCCCAGAGTTCCTCCGGATGGGCTGAGGGGTCGGGCAGAAAGGACGGTCCCTCGCAGGTCCAGCCCGACTCTCCGTCCAGGCTCCGCAGGACGGTGAGGTGGGAGATCCCCCTCAGGT includes these proteins:
- a CDS encoding dihydroorotate dehydrogenase electron transfer subunit, yielding MALRTYRVVDNDRTGPYSTLTLQGEVAASQPGQFYMLRGDWGADPLLGRPISILGEDAEDGTVRFLVKEVGEGTRRLCSLEPGAKVFGLGPLGRPFPLPPPGAAPAALVGGGVGVPPMVYLAARLAERALPFRFFQGARTAADLLCLEDLARAGVDPVLTTEDGSLGLRGLVTEPLRERLAECSTVYACGPEGMLKAVQALCDGRVPSYLSLEARMGCGYGVCLGCVVPVERNGRRAYERVCAEGPVFEGEVVRWA
- a CDS encoding dihydroorotate dehydrogenase, with protein sequence MGVNLSVSLGALRLKNPLLLASGCCGYGLDMEPYLDLERLGGVCLKGLSVKGSEGNPPPRIWETQGGMINAIGLQNVGVEAFLRDKAPQLRSRRTAFVANFYGHSVDEYVQAARMLDGEACLSALEMNISCPNIQEGGIQFGTDPASVRRVTEACRKATSKPLWVKLSPNVADVAAVARAAEEAGADALTCINTMPAMAIDVERRAFRISNKIGGLSGPALKPVAVRVVYQASRAVRIPVVGIGGIATAADALEFLLAGAAAFQVGTALFVDPACPYAILEGIAAYCERHGIGDVADLVGAVQDGAPMPRCHE
- a CDS encoding sigma-70 family RNA polymerase sigma factor; its protein translation is MERLPGEDGLVRRHLSGDPRAFDAIMRHYEPYVLGLLWRMAGERSAAEDLCQETFLKVLKGLPSFRGGSSLKTWIYRIAHNVWTDRLRARDPEETGGEEHPAYRVAADPRTPLGRVEDAQIRMALEAAMADLPRAQREALHLFYWDDLSVEEVAQALSVPEGTVKTLLFRGRRALREKVALQLGGAP
- the pyrF gene encoding orotidine-5'-phosphate decarboxylase, encoding MKAQLIVALDLKDRSALDRLVAALSGQPVWMKVGLEALSAFGLGIVRDLSDRGFRVFADVKYHDIPNTVGAASRVLARTGAALFNVHCSGGVAMCAAARSGAESEAATLGLPRPTVVGVTILTSLNAEDVAAVGYGGTPREAALRLARVGQAGGLDGVVCSVHEAAAVKEACGRDFLTVCPGIRPAGADLQDQKRIATPRGAVEAGADFLVVGRPVTAAPDPGAACAAILEEMGSA
- a CDS encoding glycosidase encodes the protein MNGDRFHKLGVNLFTRHPRNPILTTASLPYPANSIFNAGAAKVGASTVLLARVEDLRGISHLTVLRSLDGESGWTCEGPSFLPDPSAHPEELWGIEDPRVTRLEELGAWAVTYTAYSSRGPLVSLALTKDFRTFERRGPICQPDDKNAALFPKRFGGQWALLHRPTTKGQEANVWLSFSEDLKHWGDPTRLLECRQGAWWDSARIGTCPPPLETPHGWLLCYHGVRNTVSGAIYRLGLALLDLEDPRRVLRRSEDWVFGPREPYELAGDVPNVVFPCGWVHDPATDRLSLYYGAADTCIALATARLSEVMDYVLNCPAP
- a CDS encoding type II glyceraldehyde-3-phosphate dehydrogenase, which encodes MGRKARVAINGYGVIGKRVADAVRLQPDMELVGVSDVTGDYRVQVAEVHGIQVYAMTEEYRESMQSAGVRVKGLLTDLLQKVDVVVDCTPRSVAAKNKVVYDDFKVKSIFQGAEKHALTGHSFVAQANYETALGRSSTRVVSCNTTSIVRTLGALQKAGLVKKGYGTLARRAVDPWTTHSKGIMNTIVPELHVPSHQAPDARTILPDLNVTTMAILTPQTISHCHVWQIEMPRAASRDEVLEILMNTPRLAFVRAADGVTALNCNVELVHDLGRSRGDMWEVVVWEDILDTCGNELYLFYQVHNMSIVVPENVDAIRALTGIQKDGAKSMEITDGTMGIVKDLLRSGKRALPHPLA
- a CDS encoding DUF6249 domain-containing protein, producing MDMSGPIVLFIIFGGSALIVAMTLFFAYKREQMKTQERLTAIEKGLSPQTPESERLALLERLGALDGGGHAGCCNQTPREREIYGGLKILIIGLGLAVALYVGVDEKVAIWGLFLAFVGLAKLAVGFIMRRPERASGPDA
- a CDS encoding radical SAM/SPASM domain-containing protein, with amino-acid sequence MGWVHRLKTSYYVPMPEDGLARRIWRSATRRRAPDFPRTIQIQTVTGCNGACVFCPYPLTVESQPKGSMSQEMFERVIEEAAAHGVRRISPYLMNEPFLDPTLLDKLAFIRERAPGAKVVLTTNGSRLTPDVADRLLAMDALHSLYISFQGVEKAAYESTMRGSLVFERTLENVLGLVEKWKRKGGRSRFSIVVTMVQTNRIDAEKAVAFWRSKGVESKWTPLENRGRLIATAQELAPPGRPLRPYAHCTRLFKQAYLLFNGDLVLCCTDYTRKMVLGNIQNSTLRDVWNSPKAWTIRRLYSEGRLDQLPLCEGCEIG